The proteins below are encoded in one region of Manis pentadactyla isolate mManPen7 chromosome 2, mManPen7.hap1, whole genome shotgun sequence:
- the DCTN1 gene encoding dynactin subunit 1 isoform X11, whose protein sequence is MMRQAPTARKTTTRRPKPTRSASTAVAGASSSLGPSGSASAGELSSSEPSTPAQTPLAAPIIPTPALTSPGAAPPLPSPSKEEEGLRAQVRDLEEKLETLRLKRAEDKAKLKELEKHKIQLEQVQEWKSKMQEQQADLQRRLKEARKEAKEALEAKERYMEEMADTADAIEMATLDKEMAEERAESLQQEVEALKERVDELTTDLEILKAEIEEKGSDGAASSYQLKQLEEQNARLKDALVRMRDLSSSEKQEHVKLQKLMEKKNQELEVVRQQRERLQEELSHAESTIDELKEQVDAALGAEEMVEMLTERNLNLEEKVRELRETVGDLEAMNEMNDELQENARETELELREQLDMAGSRVREAQKRVEAAQETVADYQQTIKKYRQLTAHLQDVNRELTNQQEASVERQQQPPPETFDFKIKFAETKAHAKAIEMELRQMEVAQANRHMSLLTAFMPDSFLRPGGDHDCVLVLLLMPRLICKAELIRKQAQEKFELSENCLERPGLRGAAGEQLSFAAGLVYSLSLLQATLHRYEHALSQCSVDVYKKVGSLYPEVSAHERSLDFLIELLHKDQLDETVNVEPLTKAIKYYQHLYSIHLAEQPEDSTMQLADHIKFTQSALDCMGVEVARLRAFLQGGQEASDIALLLRDLETSCSDIRQFCKKIRRRMPGTDAPGIPAALAFGPQVSDTLLDCRKHLTWVVAVLQEVAAAAAQLIAPLAENEGLPVAALEELAFKASEQIYGTPSSSPYECLRQSSNILISTMNKLATAMQEGEYDAERPPSKPPPVELRAAALRAEITDAEGLGLKLEDRETVIKELKKSLKIKGEELSEANVRLSLLEKKLDSAAKDADERIEKVQTRLEDTQALLRKKEKEFEETMDALQADIDQLEAEKAELKQRLNSQSKRTIEGLRGPPPSGIATLVSGIAGGGVPGQAPGSMPGPGLVKDSPLLLQQISAMRLHISQLQHENSILKGAQMKASLASLPPLHVAKLSLQPHEGPGSELPTGALYRKTNQLLETLNQLSTHTHVVDITRTSSAAKSPSAQLLEQVAQLKSLNDTIEKLKDEVLKETVSQRPGAMVPTDFATFPSSAFLRAKEEQRDDTVFMGKVTFSCEAGFGQRHRLVLTQEQLHQLHSRLIS, encoded by the exons CCCACCCGCTCAGCCAGTACTGCAGTGGCTGGGGCCAGTAGCTCCCTGGGCCCTTCTGGCTCAGCATCAGCAGGTGAGCTGAGTAGCAGTGAGCCCAGCACCCCAGCTCAGACTCCGCTGGCAGCACCAATCATCCCCACGCCGGCCCTCACCTCTCCTGGAGCAGCACCCCCACTTCCTTCCCCCTCCAAG GAGGAAGAGGGGCTGAGAGCCCAGGTGCGGGACCTAGAGGAGAAACTGGAGACGCTGCGGCTGAAACGGGCAGAAGACAAGGCAAAGCTAAAGGAGCTGGAGAAACACAAGATCCAGCTGGAGCAGGTgcaggaatggaaaagcaaaatgcaaGAGCAGCAGGCAGACCTGCAGCGCCGCCTCAAGGAGGCACGGAAG GAAGCCAAGGAGGCACTGGAGGCAAAGGAACGCTACATGGAGGAGATGGCTGACACTGCTGATGCCATTGAGATGGCCACCCTGGACAAGGAAATGGCCGAAGAGCGGGCTGAGTCCCTGCAGCAGGAGGTGGAGGCACTGAAGGAGCGTGTGGATGAGCTCACCACTGACTTAGAGATCCTCAAGGCTGAGATTGAAGAGAAAG GCTCAGACGGGGCTGCATCCAGTTACCAGCTCAAGCAGCTCGAGGAGCAGAACGCCCGGCTGAAAGATGCCCTGGTGAG GATGCGGGATCTGTCTTCCTCAGAGAAGCAGGAACATGTAAAACTGCAGAAGCTCATGGAAAAGAAGAACCAAGAGCTGGAAGTTGTGAGGCAGCAGCGGGAGCGTCTACAGGAGGAGTTGAGCCATGCAGAGAGCACCATCGATGAGCTCAAGGAGCAG GTGGATGCTGCTCTGGGTGCTGAGGAGATGGTGGAGATGCTGACTGAACGGAACTTGAATCTGGAAGAGAAAGTGCGGGAGTTGAGGGAGACTGTGGGGGACTTG GAAGCGATGAACGAGATGAACGATGAGCTTCAGGAGAATGCACGTGAGACAGAACTGGAGCTGCGGGAGCAGCTGGACATGGCAGGTTCCCGGGTACGGGAGGCCCAGAAGCGTGTGGAGGCAGCCCAGGAGACGGTCGCAGACTACCAGCAAACCATCAAGAAGTACCGCCAGCTGACCGCCCACCTACAG GATGTGAATCGGGAGCTGACAAACCAGCAGGAGGCATCTGTGGAGAGGCAGCAGCAGCCACCCCCAGAGACCTTTGACTTCAAAATCAAGTTTGCTGAGACTAAGGCCCATGCCAAG GCGATTGAAATGGAACTGAGGCAGATGGAGGTGGCCCAGGCCAACCGGCACATGTCCCTGCTGACAGCCTTCATGCCTGACAGCTTCCTTCGGCCAGGTGGGGACCATGACTGCGTCCTGGTACTGCTGCTCATGCCTCGTCTCATTTGCAAG GCAGAGCTGATCCGGAAGCAGGCCCAGGAGAAATTTGAACTAAGTGAAAACTGTTTAGAGCGGCCCGGGCTTCGAGGAGCTGCAGGGGAGCAGCTCAGCTTTGCTGCCGGGTTGGTCTACTCACTGAGTCTGCTGCAGGCCACACTCCACCGTTATGAACA TGCCCTCTCTCAGTGCAGTGTGGATGTGTATAAGAAGGTGGGCAGCCTCTACCCTGAGGTGAGTGCTCACGAGCGCTCCTTGGATTTCCTCATTGAGCTACTGCACAAGGACCAACTGGATGAGACTGTCAACGTGGAGCCTCTCACCAAGGCCATCAAGTACTACCAG CATCTGTATAGCATCCACCTTGCTGAACAGCCCGAGGACAGTACCATGCAGCTGGCCGATCAcattaag TTCACCCAGAGCGCCCTAGACTGCATGGGTGTGGAGGTGGCACGGCTGCGGGCCTTCCTGCAG GGTGGGCAGGAGGCTTCAGATATTGCTCTCTTGCTCCGGGACCTGGAAACATCATGCAGTGACATCCGCCAGTTCTGCAAGAAGATCCGAAGGCGAATGCCAGGGACAGATGCTCCTGGGATCCCAGCTGCACTGGCCTTTGGACCACAG GTATCCGACACACTCCTGGACTGCAGAAAGCACTTGACATGGGTGGTGGCTGTGCTGCAGGAggtggctgctgctgctgcccaGCTCATTGCCCCACTGGCAGAGAATGAGGGACTGCCCGTGGCTGCCCTGGAGGAGCTGGCTTTCAAAGCAAGCGAGCAG ATCTATGGGACCCCCTCCAGCAGCCCCTATGAGTGTCTGCGCCAGTCAAGCAACATCCTTATCAGTACCATGAACAAGTTGGCCACAGCTATGCAGGAGGGAGAGTATGATGCAGAGCGGCCCCCCAGCAAG CCTCCTCCAGTTGAGCTGCGGGCAGCAGCCCTTCGGGCAGAGATCACTGATGCTGAAGGCCTGGGCTTGAAGCTTGAAGACCGAGAGACAGTCATCAAGGAgttgaagaagtcactcaagatCAAG GGGGAGGAGCTGAGTGAGGCCAACGTGCGGCTGAGCCTCCTGGAGAAAAAGCTGGACAGCGCTGCCAAGGATGCAGATGAGCGCATTGAGAAAGTCCAGACTCGGCTGGAGGACACCCAGGCGCTGCTGCGGAAGAAAGAGAA AGAGTTTGAGGAGACAATGGATGCACTCCAGGCTGACATTGACCAGCTGGAAGCAGAGAAGGCAGAGCTAAAGCAGCGGCTGAACAGCCAGTCCAAGCGCACAATCGAGGGGCTTCGGGGGCCGCCTCCCTCGGGTATTGCTACCCTGGTCTCTGGCATTGCTGGAG GAGGTGTCCCTGGGCAGGCTCCAGGGTctatgccaggccctgggctggtgAAGGACTCTCCACTGCTGCTTCAGCAGATCTCTGCCATGAGACTGCACATTTCCCAGCTCCAGCATGAAAATAGCATCCTCAAG GGAGCCCAGATGAAGGCCTCCTTAGCATCCCTGCCCCCTTTGCATGTGGCAAAGCTCTCCCTCCAACCCCATGAGGGCCCTGGGAGTGAGCTACCAACTGGAGCACTGTATCGTAAGACAAACCAGCTGCTGGAGACGTTAAATCAGCTGAGCACACACACCCACGTAGTAGACATCACTCGCACCAGCTCTG CTGCCAAGAGCCCATCAGCGCAGCTCCTGGAGCAAGTGGCTCAGCTCAAGTCCCTAAATGACACCATCGAGAagctcaag GATGAGGTCCTCAAGGAGACTGTATCTCAGCGGCCTGGAGCCATGGTCCCCACTGACTTTGCCACCTTCCCTTCATCAGCCTTCCTCAGG GCCAAGGAAGAGCAACGGGATGACACTGTTTTCATGGGCAAAGTGACCTTCTCGTGCGAAGCTGGCTTTGGACAGCGACACAGGCTGGTGCTGACCCAGGAGCAGCTGCACCAGCTTCACAGTCGCCTCATCTCCTAA